The genome window AGTCTTCTTACCTTGTTTAAGAGTATAGGTAACTTTTATTGTATTATTATTCCCCTTTTGATCTTTATTTGTATATCCAGTTAGCATAAAAAATGCCAAAAACATAGCTAAGATACTGCTCAAAACTTTAAACTTTTTCATAAATTATTGCCTCCTGCGCCTTTTTTGAAAGCGCTATAGTTTTTTTACAACTTAAAAGTACAATTACTTAGGAGACAGTTCAATAGTTTATTAAAAAGCAGACAAATAAATTCTACTTTTTTCATGATTAATTAAAAAAGTAGAATTTTATCCTGAGTTTTTTTAGTTTTTCGTCAACATTAGCACTTTTATGTTTATAAAATAACAAGATTTGATTTTTTAACTAATTAGGCTTTGTCGAAGCAATCATAATAATAATATTTTGTTCTTTTAGTATTTTTTTGGAGTTTACGGAATGAAATTGAAGTCCATCTCCTGCAATGTATTCATATTTGTGAGCATTGCCTTCACTCCATCAAGCCATGGTAAGAGCATCATGGCCCCACTCCCTTCACCCACACACATATTAATATCAATATAAGGATCAAGACCGAGAGCATCAAGAACAATTCGAGATCCTTTTTCCTTTGATTTATGGGTAGGGATCATATAATTTACTACTCCTGGCTTGATTGAATTCGCTAGTAATGCTGCTGAATAAGATAAGAATCCATCAAGAAGAACAGGTTTATTCATTGCTCCAGCTGAAAGCATTGCTCCAGCCATTGCACCTAATTCGAGTGCACCAACCTCACTTAATACTATAAGCGGATCCGGTGATTCGTTTTCTTTCAAGTTTGCTCGTTCAAGGCTTCTATTAACAACATCAATCTTATGTTTTAAACGTTCATCAGAAATATTAGACCCCCGCCCAACAACTTCTGCTGCTGTTTTATTCAAAAGTGCTGCAATTATTGCTGAAGCAGCAGTGGTATTTCCCATCCCTAGTTCGCCTGTTGCAATTACCTGATTACCTTCTTCAAATGCTTTTACTCCCATATCGAAACCATATTGTACAGCTTCTCTCGCTTCTGCTATCGACATTGCTGGTTTATGTAGCATATCTTCAGTTTCATGACGGATTTTATGAACCCTGACCAAAGGAAAATTCAAATCTGTTTTAATTCCAATATCATAAACTTGTAAGTCACAATTAAAAGCTTTTGCTAGTGCTGCAACGGTAGTATGTCCCTTCATCATGTTAACTGCTTGAATTGCTGTAATTTTTTGCGGACTAGCAGAAACCCCTTCATGAACAACTCCATTATCAGCTGCAAAAACTAAGCATTTTCGTGGTGTAATATTAAAATCAGTTGTTCGATAAATTCCTGCTAAATGATCAGCAAGTTCTTCTAAGCGGCCAAGCCCTTTTACCGGTTTAGCAAGATCATCTATTTTCTGCTGCATTGCGTTCATTTTCTCTTCATTAAGTGGTCGCAACTCTACTTCATCAAATTCCATTTTAATTTTCCCTCTCATAATGCCATAAGCTATCTAAAACATTTTCAAGTACGTGCTTTTTCCTATCGGGATATATAACTTTCAATCCCTTTTCTTGGATATAATTACCGGTATTCTCTCCTAAGACATAGTAATTAATATCACGATACTCATTACTATCTACTCTCGTCATAACTCCAAACATACGATTAAAGTTCGAAATACTAGTAACTAATGCACTTGTAATATGTTGTTTCATAAAAATTTTAAGTGCTTTTCCTTCATGCTGTTTATCCCATGTATTTTTATAAATTACAATTTTTCGTCCATAAAAATCGGAATAGTATTTCTCTGCTTTATCTCCAATAAGCCAACAAACATCCGTAACATGTTTATTCTTTAATTCCTCTAATAATGATTTCCGGTTCTCACTTGGAGCAACTTGAATTGGATTACTAACCTTATTTTCCAAATTTTGCTGAATTTTTTTGCTAAGAACATAAATAGTTGCTGTTGAATTTAGTTTCTTTAACTGATTGCAAAATACCTGCGCACCAAAAAGACTAGTGATTGTTAGGGCCTTACTATTTTGTAAAATCTCTTTATCTTCTTGCGTTAAATTAACCGCTTTCAAAATTCGGAATGGAAAATAGATCACATCGTCTTTTTGTTCTAACTTTATTCGCCAATATACTGGAACTTTATTTTTAGGATAAGTAATCAAAATTGCCATTTTATTATCCTCCTCATGTTTCTACAAATATCTTTTTTATTGATTAAGATACCAATTCTGAACAATACCATTTTTTAGATTAATAACGCTGTAACAAGATGCCGGAAAGTTAAGCGAATAAAAGTCCGCCGTTGGATCAACCAATTCTTGATAAATAATTCTAATAGAGCCTAGATGAGCGACAACAAAAACAACATCATTTTCCATTGTATGATCTAATAACCATCGTAAACCGTAATTTACCCGCTCTTTAAAATCACTAAATGCTTCTATTGTAGGAGGGGTATAGGTTAATGGAGCTGCTAACCACTTTTCCCATTCATCTGGATAACGATTCTCTATCTCATTCGCATCTAATCCTTCCCAGCATCCAAATCCTTTTTCGGCAAAATCCGGTAATACGATTGTGGGAACCGTTGGACGCTGTTCTTTTAATGGGACTAATGTTTGGACTGTTCGTTTTAAGTTAGTCACGACAAATAGTGTTGGATATAACTTATTTACTTTTGTTGCTAATAATTTTGCTTGTTCTTTTCCTTTTTCATCAATTTCCACATTGGCAGTGCCATAAAATTTTCGCAAACGATTAAATTCTGTTTCACCATGACGAGCTAAAATTAATTTCATAATCCCCACCTCGTCAATATTGTAAGGACAAACAAAAAGATTAACGGTGATAAACTTGCAAACGCACCTAAAGTATCCCCTGGCGTTCCCCCTAATACTTTCGTGACCTTTCGTCGATAAGAAATTGCTATTATTGGAATTGCCAGATAGCTTATTAATCCCTGCCAAGAGAAACATAAACCTATTATTATAATGGAAAAAATTTGTGCAACAATAATTCGCCATGTGCTTATTCCTAGCCAAATATTCGAAAGCCCATGTTTATTTTCGGGATAAACCATTTTATAAAATAATAAAGACAAACCAGTTTTAGTTAACATTGTTAAACAAACGGTCAATAAAATCATGTGAAATAAATCAAAATACGAACTAATAATGATTCCTAGTCCGATTACTAATCCATAATAATATAGTAATGCAAGGCTCCCCATTGTCCCAAGTCTACTATCTTTCATGATTGCATAAATTTTATCTGATGTTCGTGATGAAAAGAATCCATCTGCGGTATCCGCCAGTGCATCTAAATGAAATCCGCCCGTTAATAAGCCATCAGTAATCCAGTAAAGAATCCATGCAAACCATATCGGAAATAAGTATGTAAATCCCCAAAAAACTACCCCTTCGATACACCCTAATAAAAAGCTAAATAATGTAATGTATTGAATACTAGTTTTAACTTTATTAGTAGCATCATCAACTGAAATTGGAATATTTAACTTGGTAAAAAATTGACCAAATAAAATCAATGAATCTAACATAACTTCACCTACTTTAACTTCTGCGCAATTCCACTAATAACAAAATAAACATTATCGGCTTCTTTAGCGATTAATTGATTAACTTCTCCATAAAGATCCCGTAATATACGTGTCTGCTTTGTAGCCGGTACTACTCCTAACCCAACTTCATCACTAACAATCACCATTGATTGATTGTTTACTCGAACAGCAGCTAAGATCTTTTTCCAATTACTAAGTATTTTTTCCCGTACTGTCGCTATTTCTTGTGAAGAAGCACTTTCTAAATAATCATCGATTTTTTCCGGCGATGTTTTTGCTAAAACTAAGTCATAAAAAAGATTAGTAACTAACATAATGGCATCATCAAGTAAGTAACCATCTTGTTGACTATTATTAATAAGTTCATCGACGTGCTGATACTGCTCGCGAGTTATCCATTTATTTGAACGTCGAGCTTGGTGACGCTGAATTCGAAGTTGCATTTCGCCATCGGGATTTTTTACTACTCCGGTCGCAATATAACAGATCCGTTCTTTCCGTGAATACAAGTGCTCTGCAAATTCGGATTTACCACTTTTTGCCCCTCCTAAAACAAAGGTTAAACTGCTGTTATTCATTTTTAATAATCCTTTCAAAAAGGGCTGTGACAACCATTGCCACAGCCCTTTAAATATTCTATTTACTTGGTTGCCGCATTAAATGCTGCATCAAATGCTGCAATTGTCTTTTCAATGTCCTCATCGGTGTGTTTAGTTGAGATAAAGTTAGTTTCAAATTGCGATGGCGCTACATATACACCATGAGCTAATAATTCCCAGAAACACTTTTCAAATAACTTCTGATCACAAGCTTTAACATCATCAAAATTATTAATTGGATCACTGTTATAAAAGTAACTCCACATTGTACCAACATGGTGCACTGTCATTGGTACACCATATTGGTCAGCTGCATGTTTAATGCCTTCTGTTAAAGCAGTAACTTTTTTATCCATTTCAACATAATCATCTGGTGTTAATTGTTCTAAGGTGCTAATTCCACCAGTCATTGCTAACGGATTACCTGACAACGTTCCGGCATGATAAATATCTCCAGCAGGCGTAATATTTTCCATAATTTCACGACGTCCACCAAAAGCACCAACTGGGAGTCCACCACCGATTACTTTGCCTAAAGTGGTTAAGTCCGGCGTGATATTGACTAGACTTTGAACACCATGATAAGCTGCCCTGAACCCTGACATAACCTCATCAAAGATCAATAATGCACCATGTTCATTGGTAACGTTACGTAAAGTTTGTAAGAACTCTTGGGTTCCCGGAATAACTCCCATATTGCCGGCAACCGGTTCAACAATCGCACAGGCAATTTCATCACCATGTTCAGCGAAAAGTTTCTTAACACCAGCAACATCATTATAGGCAACGGTAAGTGTATCATAAGCCAGATCATCGGGAACACCAGGCGAAGTATTAATTCCAAACGTTGCTAA of Limosilactobacillus reuteri subsp. reuteri contains these proteins:
- the cobT gene encoding nicotinate-nucleotide--dimethylbenzimidazole phosphoribosyltransferase — its product is MEFDEVELRPLNEEKMNAMQQKIDDLAKPVKGLGRLEELADHLAGIYRTTDFNITPRKCLVFAADNGVVHEGVSASPQKITAIQAVNMMKGHTTVAALAKAFNCDLQVYDIGIKTDLNFPLVRVHKIRHETEDMLHKPAMSIAEAREAVQYGFDMGVKAFEEGNQVIATGELGMGNTTAASAIIAALLNKTAAEVVGRGSNISDERLKHKIDVVNRSLERANLKENESPDPLIVLSEVGALELGAMAGAMLSAGAMNKPVLLDGFLSYSAALLANSIKPGVVNYMIPTHKSKEKGSRIVLDALGLDPYIDINMCVGEGSGAMMLLPWLDGVKAMLTNMNTLQEMDFNFIP
- the hemL gene encoding glutamate-1-semialdehyde 2,1-aminomutase → MLRNFNLLGGFVLSKLDTTKSKIAFKEAQKYMPGGVNSPVRAFKNVGGDPLFIDHGKDEYIYDIDGNKYIDYVLSWGPLILGHADDHVVAELDKAVAKGTSYGAPTLQETELAKIVNKIMPSIEMIRMVSSGTEATMSAIRLARGYTHRKKIVKFVGNYHGHSDSLLVDAGSGLATFGINTSPGVPDDLAYDTLTVAYNDVAGVKKLFAEHGDEIACAIVEPVAGNMGVIPGTQEFLQTLRNVTNEHGALLIFDEVMSGFRAAYHGVQSLVNITPDLTTLGKVIGGGLPVGAFGGRREIMENITPAGDIYHAGTLSGNPLAMTGGISTLEQLTPDDYVEMDKKVTALTEGIKHAADQYGVPMTVHHVGTMWSYFYNSDPINNFDDVKACDQKLFEKCFWELLAHGVYVAPSQFETNFISTKHTDEDIEKTIAAFDAAFNAATK
- a CDS encoding histidine phosphatase family protein; the protein is MKLILARHGETEFNRLRKFYGTANVEIDEKGKEQAKLLATKVNKLYPTLFVVTNLKRTVQTLVPLKEQRPTVPTIVLPDFAEKGFGCWEGLDANEIENRYPDEWEKWLAAPLTYTPPTIEAFSDFKERVNYGLRWLLDHTMENDVVFVVAHLGSIRIIYQELVDPTADFYSLNFPASCYSVINLKNGIVQNWYLNQ
- a CDS encoding bifunctional adenosylcobinamide kinase/adenosylcobinamide-phosphate guanylyltransferase, whose amino-acid sequence is MNNSSLTFVLGGAKSGKSEFAEHLYSRKERICYIATGVVKNPDGEMQLRIQRHQARRSNKWITREQYQHVDELINNSQQDGYLLDDAIMLVTNLFYDLVLAKTSPEKIDDYLESASSQEIATVREKILSNWKKILAAVRVNNQSMVIVSDEVGLGVVPATKQTRILRDLYGEVNQLIAKEADNVYFVISGIAQKLK
- a CDS encoding adenosylcobinamide-GDP ribazoletransferase yields the protein MLDSLILFGQFFTKLNIPISVDDATNKVKTSIQYITLFSFLLGCIEGVVFWGFTYLFPIWFAWILYWITDGLLTGGFHLDALADTADGFFSSRTSDKIYAIMKDSRLGTMGSLALLYYYGLVIGLGIIISSYFDLFHMILLTVCLTMLTKTGLSLLFYKMVYPENKHGLSNIWLGISTWRIIVAQIFSIIIIGLCFSWQGLISYLAIPIIAISYRRKVTKVLGGTPGDTLGAFASLSPLIFLFVLTILTRWGL
- a CDS encoding uroporphyrinogen-III synthase: MAILITYPKNKVPVYWRIKLEQKDDVIYFPFRILKAVNLTQEDKEILQNSKALTITSLFGAQVFCNQLKKLNSTATIYVLSKKIQQNLENKVSNPIQVAPSENRKSLLEELKNKHVTDVCWLIGDKAEKYYSDFYGRKIVIYKNTWDKQHEGKALKIFMKQHITSALVTSISNFNRMFGVMTRVDSNEYRDINYYVLGENTGNYIQEKGLKVIYPDRKKHVLENVLDSLWHYEREN